From the genome of Flavobacterium luteolum, one region includes:
- a CDS encoding DUF3078 domain-containing protein, protein MKLLRSTLLLLLLLCTSNNFAQIIQTTLSPNQAPKPPSNWSRKNQVGFDISEIAFVNWSAGGTSSISGLFKGEFGRTYTKKNHKWVNELIVKYGLNKQDGIELRKTDDAFQFNSTYGFRKDTASDWYYSSKLNFNTQFTDGYNYPNRDVAISKPFAPAYIFLGAGAENSNKEKNRVFYFSPITLKTTLVLDQYLADQGSFGVKKAVYAPDPLDPTQQILIENGQKVKAEFGILFTAYMKNEIYKNVFYENRLSLYTDYLNKFGNVDIDYDTRLDLVVNAYVKANIGVHLIYDDDIKTKKDVVDPTTGTTTQVNDGPRMQLRQVLGVGLVYAFK, encoded by the coding sequence ATGAAATTATTGCGTTCTACCCTTTTGCTATTATTGCTTTTGTGTACTTCTAATAACTTTGCCCAGATTATACAAACCACTTTAAGCCCGAATCAAGCACCTAAACCGCCATCCAACTGGAGCAGAAAGAATCAGGTTGGTTTTGACATTTCCGAAATTGCTTTTGTAAACTGGAGCGCGGGGGGAACAAGTTCTATTTCAGGATTATTTAAAGGTGAATTTGGAAGAACCTACACCAAGAAAAACCATAAATGGGTAAACGAGCTTATTGTAAAATATGGCTTAAATAAACAAGACGGAATTGAGTTAAGAAAAACAGACGACGCCTTTCAGTTTAACTCTACTTATGGTTTCAGAAAAGATACTGCTTCAGACTGGTACTACTCTTCTAAATTAAATTTCAACACACAATTTACAGATGGTTATAATTATCCAAACCGTGATGTTGCCATTTCTAAACCTTTCGCACCAGCATATATCTTTCTAGGAGCCGGAGCAGAGAATTCAAACAAAGAAAAAAACAGAGTATTTTACTTCTCTCCTATTACATTAAAAACCACTTTAGTACTTGATCAATATCTTGCAGACCAAGGTTCTTTCGGGGTTAAAAAAGCGGTTTACGCACCAGACCCGTTAGACCCTACTCAGCAAATATTGATTGAAAATGGCCAAAAGGTAAAAGCCGAATTTGGTATTCTTTTTACAGCTTATATGAAAAACGAAATCTATAAAAACGTTTTTTACGAAAACAGATTAAGTTTATATACCGATTACTTAAACAAATTCGGAAATGTCGATATTGATTATGATACGCGTCTTGATCTTGTTGTTAATGCTTACGTAAAGGCTAATATCGGTGTTCACCTAATTTATGATGATGATATTAAAACCAAAAAAGATGTTGTTGATCCAACTACAGGAACAACAACTCAGGTAAATGACGGCCCAAGAATGCAATTAAGACAAGTTCTAGGAGTTGGTCTGGTTTATGCTTTCAAATAA
- a CDS encoding alpha-2-macroglobulin family protein: MKAKGLFLVFFVFFIFQSCGRKSAADFNSDFSLFKDYITSFTGGIVSADSDIRVVLAFDKNDWKPNQELDDDLFDISPSVHGKVIALSTNTLAFIPEKKLKMGTEYQVTLNLDKLTAIPKEKEKELSKFNFTVKTVKQDFTINTGDIQSYSKEYQYLNCVLKTADNIDLETAQKLVEAKHNGNNLKLKFEKTNGPAKEFRFIIDSIQRQSEASNLEIIYDGNDFDIDQKGQIDFPITSINEFKVIKVEVPDGNNQQVLINFSEPLEKGQDFAGLVSIQNTNNLKFSTQGNLLKVYFTNQNTSKKQEPVAVAVQEPVAVTVDSAAVVVDSAAVAVDSAAAVVEDAVEYVPDEEPEQVVTGELLLEVFQGIESQYGKKLENNYSEKISFDQIKPNVRFIKNGTILPSSNNLKLNFEAVNLSAVDVKVYKIYKNNILQFLQYNELNGGQNLKKVAQPIAKTTLNLKESTLVNLAKWNTYALDLSKIIKPEPGAIYRVEFVYKKKYSLYKCETSEGNDDETEEEEVDENDVNYSGNSYDDYYYDDYDWRESQDPCTGSYYYNARIATNILASDLGVIAKRGENKSYLFAVNNIVTTEPVSNARVDLYNFQQQKIATEATSSEGIASFQLDKFAYFAIVTLGDQSTYVKLDDGLSLSVSNFDVAGETLQKGLKGFIYGERGVWRPGDNLYLSFILNDAANKLPKSHPIKFRLNDPNGKTVYQTVQKTNDLNHYAFIVPTNQDAPTGNWEAMVSVGGAKFYKSIKIETIKPNRLKIKNTFSRKTLSASYPNTDNLEVTWLHGAIAKNLNVEMQAKFSQQSTTFKGYEKYTFDDLARQFSTEEINIFSGKLNENGKASVNIQPRLQGQAPGMLRASFITKVYEEGGDFSTDVMSITYSPYKTYVGLKTPELNKYSMLETRTNNRFEVATVDENGRPKSVRNLEVRVYKVDWRWWWDSSSDNLSNYNSSNATTSYKTFVINTDFNGKGSFQFALTDEEWGRYLIRVEDGESGHATSLTVNIDWPIWSGKTRNRDASTANMLVFSTDKKNYAVGEKAQISFPSSEGGRALISIENGSRVVQTIWAETKNGETKVEVPITGAMAPNVYFNITLLQPHASTKNDSPIRMYGIVPIEVVDKNTILAPTLNMPDVLRPEQPFTVKVGEKSGKEMTYTIAVVDEGLLDLTRFKTPNAWDSFYVREALGVKTWDIYDDVIGAYGGKINQIFSIGGDQDLGGGKAKKANRFKPVVLYYGPFKLGKGETKSHELKLPKYIGSVRTMVVAGDANTSAYGSVEKATQVKSPLMVLASLPRKISPSEKVTLPVTVFATENKIKNVSIQVKTSNGLKVMGSAVQKLSFAQPDEKMAYFNLVVGSATGIAKVQVIATSGSEKSTYDVEIDMTNPNPVTSTFTDVVLTPNSTKTISWKTFGIAGSNKARLEVSSMPSMNLNGRLQFLIQYPHGCVEQTTSSVFPQLYLGDVADIDAKRKDLIQKNIAAGIQRLGNFQLSNGGMPYWQGNAIADDWGTSYAGHFLIEAEKKGYVLPINFKSKWLGYQQKEAKQWRFEPKYGNDLAQAYRLYTLALAGNADLSSMNRLRETKGISNESMLRLAAAYVLAGQKSAGQSLFLRTSIDGSSDEYSYYYYGSNERNRAMALETMLLLDQKQKAFVTATKLAKEMSANQWMSTQTTAYCLYAMSKFAVSNGPKGINIQFSKNGKGETINTGKSVADRSLSVASGSNSITLKNNKANTVYVRVLNTGILPIGQENAVQSDVIASIVFKNRKGSVINVSRINQGTEFVAEVTIKNQRGESVQNVALSQILPSGFEIVNTRFTDYGDAVNNIADYIDIRDDRTNFYFGMKARETKVFRILLNASYLGNYYLPGLQCEAMYDNTFLARTKGFWVEVVK, from the coding sequence GTGAAGGCAAAAGGATTATTTCTCGTATTTTTTGTGTTTTTTATTTTTCAATCCTGCGGGCGCAAATCAGCGGCCGATTTTAATTCCGATTTTTCATTATTCAAAGACTACATTACTAGTTTTACTGGCGGTATCGTTTCTGCAGATTCTGATATTCGAGTGGTTTTGGCATTCGATAAAAACGATTGGAAACCTAATCAAGAATTGGACGACGATTTGTTTGATATTTCGCCGAGTGTTCACGGAAAAGTCATAGCACTTTCGACAAATACCTTAGCTTTTATTCCAGAGAAAAAACTCAAAATGGGAACAGAATATCAAGTTACTTTAAACTTAGATAAGCTGACAGCCATTCCTAAAGAGAAAGAAAAAGAACTTTCTAAATTCAACTTTACAGTTAAAACCGTTAAGCAGGATTTTACCATCAATACAGGTGACATTCAATCATACAGTAAAGAATACCAATATTTAAATTGTGTTTTAAAAACAGCAGATAATATTGATCTTGAAACAGCTCAAAAACTTGTTGAAGCCAAACATAATGGAAATAACCTTAAACTTAAATTTGAGAAAACAAACGGCCCTGCTAAAGAATTTCGTTTTATAATTGACAGCATTCAGCGTCAATCAGAAGCTTCTAATTTGGAAATTATTTACGACGGAAATGATTTTGATATTGATCAAAAAGGACAAATCGATTTTCCGATTACGAGTATCAACGAATTTAAAGTTATAAAAGTTGAAGTTCCAGACGGAAATAATCAGCAGGTTTTGATTAATTTCTCTGAACCATTAGAAAAAGGTCAGGATTTTGCAGGATTGGTTTCGATTCAGAATACCAATAATTTGAAATTTTCCACACAAGGTAATTTACTTAAAGTATATTTTACAAACCAAAATACCTCTAAAAAGCAAGAACCTGTAGCAGTAGCTGTGCAAGAGCCAGTTGCAGTAACTGTAGATTCCGCAGCAGTTGTAGTCGATTCTGCTGCAGTAGCAGTTGATTCTGCCGCCGCAGTTGTAGAAGATGCTGTTGAATATGTGCCAGACGAAGAACCAGAACAAGTTGTTACGGGCGAATTATTATTGGAAGTTTTTCAAGGGATAGAAAGCCAATATGGCAAAAAACTAGAAAACAATTATTCTGAGAAAATTTCTTTTGATCAGATAAAACCAAATGTTCGTTTTATTAAAAACGGAACAATTCTTCCAAGTTCTAACAACTTAAAACTGAATTTTGAAGCTGTAAATCTAAGTGCAGTCGATGTAAAGGTTTATAAAATCTATAAAAACAATATTCTGCAATTTCTTCAATACAATGAATTAAACGGCGGACAAAATCTCAAGAAAGTCGCCCAGCCAATTGCCAAAACAACCCTGAATTTAAAAGAAAGCACGCTCGTAAATCTGGCAAAATGGAATACGTACGCTTTAGATTTATCTAAAATTATCAAACCAGAACCAGGAGCGATTTACAGAGTTGAATTTGTTTATAAAAAGAAATACTCGCTTTACAAATGTGAAACTTCGGAAGGAAATGACGACGAAACCGAGGAAGAAGAAGTAGATGAAAATGACGTGAACTATAGTGGCAACTCTTACGACGATTATTATTACGATGATTACGATTGGAGAGAAAGCCAAGATCCTTGTACAGGATCTTATTATTACAATGCCAGAATTGCGACTAATATTTTAGCATCAGATTTAGGAGTTATTGCCAAAAGAGGCGAAAACAAATCGTACTTATTTGCTGTAAATAATATTGTTACAACAGAACCAGTTTCGAATGCAAGAGTAGATTTGTATAATTTCCAACAGCAAAAAATAGCGACCGAAGCAACAAGCAGTGAAGGTATTGCTTCTTTCCAGCTGGACAAATTCGCTTATTTTGCTATTGTAACTTTAGGAGACCAGTCTACTTATGTAAAGTTGGACGATGGGCTTTCATTGTCTGTAAGTAATTTTGATGTTGCTGGAGAGACTTTACAAAAAGGCTTAAAAGGATTTATTTACGGAGAAAGAGGTGTTTGGCGTCCTGGAGATAATTTGTATCTGTCATTTATTTTAAATGATGCAGCAAATAAACTTCCGAAATCACATCCAATTAAATTCAGATTAAACGACCCGAATGGTAAAACAGTTTATCAGACCGTTCAAAAAACAAATGATCTAAACCATTACGCTTTTATAGTGCCAACAAATCAAGATGCTCCAACAGGGAATTGGGAAGCAATGGTGAGCGTTGGTGGAGCTAAATTCTATAAGAGCATTAAGATTGAAACCATCAAACCAAATCGTTTAAAAATAAAAAATACCTTTAGCAGAAAAACACTTTCGGCTTCTTATCCAAATACGGATAATCTTGAAGTAACGTGGCTTCACGGTGCAATTGCTAAGAATTTGAATGTAGAGATGCAGGCTAAATTCTCTCAACAAAGCACAACATTTAAAGGTTATGAAAAATATACTTTTGATGATTTGGCTCGTCAATTCAGCACAGAAGAAATCAATATTTTCTCTGGGAAATTGAATGAAAATGGAAAAGCTTCAGTAAACATCCAGCCAAGATTGCAAGGTCAAGCACCAGGAATGCTTCGTGCTTCATTCATTACAAAAGTGTATGAAGAAGGAGGAGATTTTAGTACCGATGTGATGTCGATAACTTATTCTCCGTACAAAACGTATGTTGGACTTAAAACGCCAGAATTGAATAAGTATAGCATGCTTGAAACGAGAACAAACAATCGTTTTGAAGTGGCTACGGTTGATGAAAACGGAAGACCAAAATCAGTTCGCAATCTCGAAGTAAGAGTTTACAAAGTAGACTGGAGATGGTGGTGGGATTCTTCAAGCGATAATTTATCAAATTACAACTCTTCAAATGCAACGACTTCATACAAGACTTTTGTCATCAATACGGATTTTAACGGAAAAGGAAGTTTCCAATTTGCTTTGACTGACGAAGAATGGGGACGTTATTTAATTCGTGTGGAAGATGGAGAAAGTGGCCATGCAACTTCTTTGACCGTAAATATCGACTGGCCAATCTGGTCTGGAAAAACAAGAAATAGAGATGCATCTACAGCTAATATGTTAGTTTTTTCTACCGATAAGAAAAATTATGCAGTGGGAGAAAAAGCACAGATTTCTTTCCCTTCAAGTGAAGGCGGACGTGCTTTAATTTCGATCGAAAATGGTTCAAGAGTTGTACAGACTATTTGGGCTGAAACGAAAAACGGAGAAACAAAAGTTGAAGTTCCGATTACAGGAGCAATGGCACCCAATGTATATTTTAATATTACATTATTACAGCCACATGCTTCAACCAAAAATGATTCGCCAATTCGTATGTATGGAATTGTGCCGATTGAAGTGGTAGATAAAAACACCATTTTGGCACCGACTCTTAATATGCCAGACGTATTAAGACCAGAACAGCCATTCACGGTAAAAGTAGGCGAGAAATCGGGTAAAGAAATGACGTATACAATTGCAGTTGTAGATGAAGGTCTTTTGGATTTAACTCGTTTTAAAACGCCAAATGCGTGGGATAGTTTCTATGTTCGTGAAGCTTTAGGTGTAAAAACGTGGGACATTTACGATGATGTAATTGGAGCTTACGGGGGAAAAATAAATCAGATTTTCAGTATTGGTGGTGACCAGGATTTAGGAGGCGGAAAAGCTAAAAAAGCCAATCGTTTTAAACCTGTAGTATTATATTACGGACCATTTAAATTAGGAAAAGGAGAAACAAAATCGCACGAATTAAAACTGCCAAAATATATTGGTTCAGTTCGAACAATGGTTGTAGCGGGAGATGCAAATACAAGCGCTTACGGAAGTGTTGAAAAAGCAACTCAGGTTAAGAGTCCGTTGATGGTGTTGGCCTCGTTGCCAAGAAAAATTTCACCTTCTGAAAAAGTAACGTTGCCAGTAACTGTTTTTGCAACTGAAAATAAAATCAAAAATGTTTCAATTCAGGTAAAAACCAGCAACGGATTGAAAGTAATGGGAAGCGCGGTTCAAAAACTAAGTTTTGCACAGCCAGATGAGAAAATGGCTTATTTTAATTTGGTTGTAGGTTCTGCGACTGGAATTGCAAAAGTTCAGGTAATTGCGACATCTGGAAGCGAAAAATCAACTTATGATGTCGAAATCGATATGACGAATCCAAATCCGGTTACGAGCACTTTTACAGATGTTGTTTTAACGCCAAACAGTACAAAAACTATTTCTTGGAAAACATTTGGAATCGCTGGAAGCAATAAAGCAAGATTGGAAGTTTCGTCAATGCCGTCAATGAATTTGAATGGAAGATTACAATTCTTAATTCAATATCCGCATGGTTGCGTGGAACAGACAACTTCGTCAGTATTCCCGCAATTATATTTAGGCGATGTTGCTGATATTGATGCGAAACGTAAAGATTTAATTCAAAAAAATATTGCAGCCGGAATTCAGAGATTAGGTAATTTCCAATTATCAAATGGAGGAATGCCTTACTGGCAAGGAAATGCAATTGCAGACGATTGGGGAACTTCATACGCTGGACATTTCTTAATTGAAGCAGAGAAAAAAGGGTATGTATTGCCAATAAACTTCAAATCAAAATGGTTAGGTTATCAGCAGAAAGAAGCGAAACAATGGCGATTTGAGCCTAAATATGGAAATGATCTAGCTCAGGCGTATCGTTTATACACTTTAGCTTTAGCTGGAAATGCCGATTTATCATCAATGAACAGATTGCGTGAAACAAAAGGTATTTCGAATGAAAGTATGCTTCGTTTGGCAGCGGCTTATGTTTTAGCAGGTCAGAAATCAGCAGGACAAAGTTTGTTCTTAAGAACTAGTATTGATGGAAGTTCAGATGAATACAGTTATTACTATTATGGTTCAAACGAAAGAAACAGAGCAATGGCTCTTGAAACGATGCTTCTTTTAGACCAGAAACAAAAAGCATTCGTAACTGCGACAAAATTAGCCAAAGAAATGTCAGCCAATCAATGGATGAGTACGCAAACAACGGCTTACTGTTTATACGCAATGTCGAAATTTGCAGTAAGCAATGGTCCAAAAGGAATCAACATTCAGTTTAGTAAAAACGGTAAAGGCGAGACCATAAACACAGGTAAATCAGTTGCAGATCGCAGTTTATCTGTTGCTTCAGGTTCAAACAGTATTACGTTGAAAAACAATAAAGCCAATACGGTTTATGTTCGTGTGTTAAACACAGGAATTTTGCCAATCGGACAAGAAAATGCGGTTCAAAGTGATGTTATCGCTTCTATAGTTTTCAAAAACAGAAAAGGAAGCGTAATCAATGTTTCAAGAATTAATCAAGGAACTGAATTTGTGGCTGAGGTTACAATTAAAAACCAAAGAGGAGAAAGTGTTCAAAACGTGGCATTATCACAAATTCTGCCTTCAGGATTCGAAATTGTAAATACTCGTTTTACAGATTACGGAGATGCTGTAAACAACATTGCAGATTATATTGACATTCGTGATGACAGAACTAATTTCTATTTTGGAATGAAGGCCAGAGAAACCAAAGTTTTCAGAATTCTGCTAAATGCATCGTATTTAGGAAACTATTATTTACCTGGATTGCAATGCGAAGCAATGTATGATAATACTTTCCTAGCCCGAACAAAAGGATTTTGGGTTGAGGTTGTGAAGTAA
- a CDS encoding nucleoside deaminase, whose product MINPFTDEYFMKKALQEAEIAYEKGEIPVGAIIVVADKVIARSHNLTELLNDVTAHAEMQSITAAANFLGGKYLKDCTLYVTLEPCQMCAGALYWSQISKIVFGARDEQRGFLNMGTKLHPKTTVVSGVMANEAADLMKRFFLERRK is encoded by the coding sequence ATGATAAATCCTTTCACCGACGAGTATTTTATGAAAAAAGCTTTGCAGGAAGCAGAAATCGCTTACGAAAAAGGCGAAATTCCTGTTGGAGCTATAATTGTTGTGGCTGATAAAGTAATTGCAAGAAGTCATAACTTGACAGAATTATTAAATGATGTTACAGCTCATGCCGAAATGCAGTCTATAACCGCAGCGGCAAACTTTCTGGGTGGGAAATATTTAAAAGACTGTACACTTTATGTAACGCTTGAGCCTTGCCAAATGTGTGCGGGTGCTTTATATTGGAGCCAGATTTCCAAAATTGTTTTCGGTGCACGCGACGAACAGCGCGGATTTTTGAATATGGGAACAAAATTGCATCCAAAAACTACGGTTGTTTCTGGTGTAATGGCAAATGAAGCTGCAGATTTAATGAAACGTTTTTTCTTGGAAAGACGTAAATAA
- a CDS encoding 1-deoxy-D-xylulose-5-phosphate synthase, which produces MKSDLLSNIYNPADLRLLKEEQLTQVAQELRQFIIDIVSVKEGHLGASLGVVELTIALHYVFNTPDDLLVWDVGHQAYGHKILTERREIFHTNRQIGGISGFPKRSESIYDTFGVGHSSTSISAALGMAIASKLQGNFDKEHIAVIGDASIASGMAFEGLNHAGVTDANILVILNDNAIGIDPSVGALKKYLTSVKNGKNPRQNNIIKSLNFDYSGPIDGHDLPKLIKELNRLKKIKGPKFLHIVTTKGKGLQQAEENQVKYHAPGKFDASTGEIHLKSEENLPPKYQDVFGLTILDLAKKNEKIIGITPAMPSGSSLKFMMDEFPKRAFDVGIAEQHAVTLAAGMATQGMIVYCNIYSTFLQRAYDQVIHDVALQNLPVIFCLDRAGLVGEDGATHHGVFDIAYLRSIPNMVIYAPLNEIELQNILYTVQLGIDHPIAIRYPRGRGVLPNWEIENFGHYEKINWGEAKCLKDGTKVAVLSAGTIGNNVIEALKESINSEEIAHYNFSFIKPLDYNTLNSVFSTFERIITIEEGVKNGGFGSAILEFAASNNFRNSIEIMGVPDEFIEHGTVNQLQQLCKIDVKSLINLFSNGSK; this is translated from the coding sequence ATGAAAAGCGATTTACTTTCCAACATATACAATCCTGCCGATTTGCGTCTTTTAAAAGAAGAACAGCTTACTCAAGTTGCTCAAGAACTTCGTCAGTTTATTATTGATATCGTTTCTGTAAAGGAAGGTCATTTAGGCGCAAGTTTGGGCGTTGTAGAACTCACCATTGCTTTACACTACGTTTTTAATACTCCAGATGATTTATTGGTTTGGGATGTTGGGCATCAGGCATACGGCCATAAAATATTGACCGAAAGAAGAGAAATTTTTCATACCAACAGACAGATCGGAGGAATTTCCGGATTTCCGAAAAGAAGCGAAAGTATTTACGATACTTTTGGCGTTGGGCATTCTTCCACTTCTATTTCTGCCGCACTTGGAATGGCGATTGCTTCCAAACTACAAGGTAATTTCGACAAAGAACATATTGCAGTTATTGGAGACGCCTCTATTGCCAGCGGAATGGCTTTTGAAGGTTTAAATCATGCCGGAGTAACTGATGCCAATATTTTGGTGATTCTAAACGATAATGCCATCGGAATTGATCCGAGCGTTGGTGCTTTAAAAAAATACCTTACTTCGGTTAAAAACGGCAAAAATCCGCGCCAGAATAATATCATTAAATCTTTGAATTTTGATTACTCAGGGCCAATAGACGGTCATGACCTTCCTAAATTAATCAAAGAATTAAATCGTCTTAAAAAGATAAAAGGTCCAAAATTCCTTCATATTGTAACTACAAAAGGAAAAGGATTGCAGCAGGCTGAGGAAAATCAGGTAAAATATCATGCGCCTGGAAAATTTGACGCTTCAACTGGAGAAATTCATTTAAAATCGGAAGAAAATCTTCCGCCTAAATATCAGGATGTTTTTGGCTTGACTATTTTAGATTTAGCCAAAAAGAATGAAAAAATAATCGGAATCACTCCTGCCATGCCATCTGGAAGTTCCTTAAAATTTATGATGGATGAATTCCCAAAACGCGCTTTTGATGTTGGAATTGCTGAGCAACACGCCGTAACGCTGGCAGCAGGAATGGCAACTCAGGGCATGATTGTGTATTGCAACATTTACTCCACATTTTTACAACGTGCCTACGATCAGGTGATTCATGATGTGGCATTGCAAAATTTACCTGTAATTTTTTGTTTGGACCGCGCAGGTTTAGTTGGCGAAGATGGCGCAACGCATCATGGTGTTTTTGATATCGCGTATCTGCGTTCGATTCCGAATATGGTTATCTATGCTCCACTGAACGAAATTGAACTTCAAAATATTTTGTATACCGTTCAATTAGGGATTGATCATCCCATCGCAATTCGATATCCAAGAGGTCGCGGAGTTTTGCCAAATTGGGAAATAGAAAATTTCGGACATTACGAAAAAATAAACTGGGGCGAGGCAAAATGCCTGAAAGATGGTACGAAAGTTGCTGTGCTATCGGCCGGAACAATTGGAAATAATGTTATAGAAGCACTTAAAGAATCAATAAATTCTGAAGAGATTGCGCATTATAACTTTAGTTTTATTAAACCACTAGATTACAACACATTAAATTCTGTTTTTTCAACTTTTGAACGTATTATTACAATCGAAGAAGGGGTTAAAAATGGCGGTTTTGGAAGTGCAATTTTGGAGTTTGCAGCATCAAATAATTTTAGAAATTCTATTGAAATTATGGGTGTTCCAGACGAGTTTATCGAACATGGAACGGTAAACCAACTGCAACAATTGTGTAAAATTGACGTTAAAAGTTTAATAAATCTTTTTTCTAACGGTTCAAAATAA
- a CDS encoding deoxyguanosinetriphosphate triphosphohydrolase yields the protein MNWEQLLSLKRQGDTSKRLRVEQDDTRLGFEVDYDRIIFSAAFRSLQDKTQVIPLSKTDFVHTRLTHSLEVSVVGRSLGRLVGKKIIEKYPYLKEVHGYHMNDFGAIVAAASLAHDIGNPPFGHSGEKAIGEYFSIGNGQKYRNQLTDKQWQDLIDFEGNANGFSVLTASRPGIEGGLRISYATLGAFMKYPKESLPKKPTNNISDKKYGFFQSDKLFFEEVAKDMGMIANKSGEDIGFERHPLAYLVEAADDICYTIIDFEDGINLGLVSEDFALEYLINLVKDNIGVSKYKSLTTKEDRISYLRALAIGTLINDAVNVFVENEEAILAGNFPYALTDKSKYKAQMNDIIKLSVEKIYQSREVIEKEIVGYQIIQTLLDKFITAFNNKYEGTASNYDKLILKMLPEKHHLDKTNLYERLLHICHYVSLLTDGNALELYETIQGQKKR from the coding sequence TTGAAGTAGATTATGATCGAATTATTTTTTCTGCTGCTTTTAGAAGTTTACAAGATAAAACACAGGTTATTCCGCTTTCTAAGACAGATTTCGTTCATACACGCTTAACGCACAGTTTGGAAGTTTCGGTTGTTGGGCGCTCGCTAGGGCGTTTGGTTGGAAAAAAAATCATTGAAAAATATCCTTACCTGAAAGAAGTTCACGGTTATCACATGAACGATTTTGGAGCTATTGTAGCCGCGGCTTCGTTGGCGCATGATATTGGAAATCCGCCTTTTGGGCATTCTGGTGAAAAAGCAATTGGAGAATATTTTTCTATCGGAAATGGACAAAAATATAGAAATCAGCTTACAGATAAACAATGGCAGGATTTGATAGATTTTGAAGGAAATGCCAACGGATTTTCAGTTCTTACAGCAAGCCGTCCGGGAATTGAAGGTGGACTTCGTATTTCGTATGCAACCTTGGGAGCTTTTATGAAATACCCAAAAGAAAGTCTTCCGAAAAAGCCAACCAATAATATTTCTGATAAAAAATATGGATTCTTTCAGTCTGATAAATTATTCTTTGAGGAAGTAGCCAAAGACATGGGAATGATAGCCAATAAATCTGGTGAAGATATTGGTTTCGAAAGACATCCTTTGGCTTATTTAGTCGAGGCTGCAGATGATATTTGCTACACCATTATCGACTTTGAAGACGGAATTAATTTAGGTTTAGTTTCTGAAGATTTTGCTTTAGAATATTTGATTAATCTCGTAAAAGACAATATTGGGGTTTCTAAATACAAATCATTAACCACAAAAGAAGACCGTATTAGTTATTTACGAGCTTTGGCTATCGGAACTTTAATTAATGATGCTGTAAATGTCTTTGTTGAAAATGAAGAAGCAATTCTTGCAGGAAACTTTCCGTATGCTTTAACAGACAAAAGCAAATACAAAGCACAGATGAATGATATCATTAAACTAAGTGTTGAGAAAATCTACCAAAGCCGTGAAGTGATAGAAAAAGAAATTGTAGGTTATCAAATCATTCAAACATTATTGGATAAGTTCATCACAGCATTCAATAATAAATATGAAGGAACGGCTTCAAATTATGACAAATTGATTTTGAAAATGCTGCCAGAGAAACACCATTTAGATAAAACTAATTTATACGAACGTTTATTGCATATTTGTCACTACGTTTCGCTTCTAACAGACGGAAACGCACTTGAATTATACGAAACAATTCAAGGACAGAAAAAGCGTTAA